The Mycobacterium paragordonae genome includes a region encoding these proteins:
- a CDS encoding SDR family oxidoreductase produces the protein MTTASDLLGYEGKRVLVVGGATGMGAAAAQLAKSLGAHVTVMDFAPVDFDVDRVISLDLSDQDAIDRAVDELDGPVHKLFSAAGVADGPKLMRVNFIGHRHLIERLFEKDLLPRGAAICFISSVAGMGWENDLELVQDFLAAPDYKSAHDWCQEREPQGIIHYGFSKKAINGYVAWQGYPFQKKGVRINAVCPGPTDTPLARANADLWLTFAQDYRDDTGSATLTPEDIGKAMIMLNSDAAASVNGITLNVDQGHAMASITGSFAPGKAIMDLITGRVQLA, from the coding sequence ATGACGACGGCGTCAGACTTATTGGGCTACGAGGGCAAGCGCGTCCTGGTGGTCGGCGGCGCGACCGGAATGGGCGCCGCAGCGGCACAGCTCGCCAAGTCGCTCGGAGCGCATGTGACCGTGATGGACTTCGCGCCGGTGGACTTCGATGTCGATCGGGTGATCTCACTGGACCTCAGCGACCAGGATGCGATCGACCGCGCTGTCGACGAGCTGGACGGGCCGGTGCACAAGCTGTTCTCCGCCGCCGGTGTGGCCGACGGGCCAAAGCTGATGCGGGTCAACTTCATCGGGCACCGCCATTTGATCGAGCGGTTGTTCGAGAAGGACCTGCTCCCCCGTGGCGCGGCCATCTGCTTCATCTCGTCGGTGGCCGGGATGGGCTGGGAGAACGACCTGGAACTCGTTCAGGACTTCCTGGCCGCGCCGGACTACAAGTCCGCGCACGACTGGTGCCAGGAGCGCGAGCCGCAGGGCATCATCCACTACGGGTTCAGCAAGAAGGCGATCAACGGGTATGTCGCGTGGCAGGGTTACCCGTTCCAGAAGAAGGGTGTGCGGATCAACGCGGTCTGCCCCGGCCCCACCGACACTCCGCTGGCGCGCGCGAATGCCGACCTGTGGCTGACCTTCGCTCAGGACTACCGCGACGACACCGGCAGCGCGACCCTGACTCCCGAGGACATCGGCAAGGCGATGATCATGCTCAACAGCGACGCAGCGGCCTCGGTCAACGGGATCACGCTGAACGTCGACCAGGGACACGCCATGGCGTCGATCACCGGGTCCTTCGCCCCGGGCAAGGCGATCATGGATCTGATCACCGGCCGCGTGCAACTCGCCTAG
- a CDS encoding TIGR03619 family F420-dependent LLM class oxidoreductase, protein MSAVPAKTTAKLSPRISIATPVVTMFPGVSADWEIDASIQEIARVAETADRLGFHHLTCSEHIALPAAEQARRGARYWDPLATFGYLAARTQRIRLATNVLVLGYHHPLEIAKRYGTLDKVSNGRLILGVGVGSLKEEFDLIGAPFEDRGVRGDDALRALRAALSVSEPAYHGEFYSFDGMVVDPCAVQPRVPVWIGGRTLRSLRRAVNLADGWAPFNVSLPQAREWLGRCDLPRDFEVVLGPAHRLDPLNEPDRARELIAETVAHGATIVSATFRHDSLQHYLENLHALAELNAG, encoded by the coding sequence ATGAGTGCCGTGCCCGCAAAGACGACCGCAAAGCTGTCTCCCCGGATATCGATCGCCACACCCGTGGTGACGATGTTCCCCGGGGTGAGCGCCGACTGGGAGATCGACGCATCAATCCAGGAGATCGCGCGGGTCGCCGAAACCGCGGACCGGCTCGGCTTTCACCACCTGACCTGCAGCGAGCACATCGCGCTACCCGCCGCCGAGCAGGCCCGCCGCGGCGCGCGCTACTGGGATCCGCTGGCCACCTTCGGCTACCTGGCGGCGCGCACCCAGCGGATCCGGTTGGCCACCAACGTGTTGGTGCTGGGTTACCACCACCCGCTAGAGATCGCCAAGCGCTACGGCACCCTGGACAAGGTCAGCAATGGGCGGCTCATCCTCGGCGTCGGCGTCGGCTCGCTCAAAGAGGAGTTTGATTTAATCGGCGCCCCGTTCGAGGACCGCGGCGTGCGCGGCGACGACGCATTGCGGGCGCTTCGCGCGGCCCTGTCGGTGTCCGAGCCCGCCTATCATGGCGAGTTCTATTCGTTCGACGGCATGGTCGTCGACCCGTGCGCGGTGCAACCTAGGGTGCCGGTGTGGATCGGCGGCCGCACGCTGCGGTCGTTGCGCCGGGCCGTGAACCTGGCCGACGGCTGGGCGCCGTTCAACGTGAGCCTGCCGCAGGCACGAGAATGGTTGGGCCGCTGCGACCTTCCTCGGGATTTCGAGGTGGTGCTGGGACCCGCGCACCGGCTGGATCCACTCAACGAACCCGATCGCGCCCGCGAGCTGATCGCCGAGACCGTGGCGCACGGCGCCACCATCGTCAGTGCCACCTTCCGCCACGATTCACTGCAGCACTACCTGGAGAACCTGCACGCCCTCGCCGAACTGAACGCCGGATGA
- the efeO gene encoding iron uptake system protein EfeO, with protein sequence MVALTLAAVGCSHSSQAPRTSNAVKVTMTNNGGSNRCVLDTTTVPAGPVTFTVSNAGALGISHVELLKDQRIIGEKESVDPGEEPVSFTVTLDGGAYQIYCPSAGVEYQTLTVTGRAPAPADGPVAALFLKAAKDFAPYVVDQMGQLKGAVQALDAAVQSGNVDGAKAAYAQARPFYGRIQSSVDGYLLPGFTVGDNAGNLDYLIDMQEATPVDAKVGWKGFHAIERDLWQAGAITAGTKALSTELVSNIGTLNTTVATLRFRPEDVANGAADLIEDVYNTKITGEEEAFSHLDFVDFAANVEGAQQAYKLLRPGLNEIDSSLVQQIDQQFQDVQAMLDHYRDPTKLGGYRIYTSDVRERDTPKLTAVIAPLHQSLSAIAQKVVTAN encoded by the coding sequence ATGGTGGCGCTGACATTGGCGGCGGTGGGGTGTAGTCACTCGAGCCAGGCACCGCGGACCAGCAACGCGGTCAAAGTGACGATGACCAACAACGGCGGCAGCAATCGCTGCGTGCTGGACACCACGACCGTTCCGGCCGGTCCAGTGACCTTCACGGTGTCCAATGCGGGCGCACTGGGCATCTCTCACGTGGAGTTGCTCAAAGACCAGCGCATCATCGGCGAGAAGGAAAGCGTGGACCCCGGCGAGGAACCCGTGTCCTTCACCGTCACCCTGGACGGCGGCGCCTACCAGATCTATTGTCCCAGCGCGGGCGTCGAATATCAGACCCTGACCGTGACGGGGCGGGCACCGGCGCCTGCTGACGGGCCGGTGGCAGCTCTATTCCTCAAGGCCGCCAAGGACTTCGCCCCGTACGTTGTCGATCAAATGGGTCAACTCAAAGGTGCGGTGCAGGCACTCGATGCGGCCGTGCAGTCGGGCAACGTCGACGGCGCGAAAGCGGCTTACGCGCAGGCGCGACCGTTCTACGGGCGCATCCAGTCGAGCGTGGACGGTTATCTGCTGCCAGGATTCACCGTCGGTGACAACGCGGGGAATCTCGATTACCTGATTGACATGCAGGAGGCCACTCCCGTCGACGCCAAGGTCGGCTGGAAAGGCTTTCACGCCATCGAGCGCGACCTGTGGCAGGCCGGTGCCATCACGGCCGGCACCAAGGCGCTCAGCACCGAATTGGTCAGCAACATCGGCACATTGAACACCACGGTCGCCACCCTGCGTTTCCGGCCGGAGGATGTGGCCAACGGCGCGGCCGATCTGATCGAGGATGTCTACAACACCAAGATCACCGGTGAGGAAGAAGCGTTCAGCCACCTCGATTTCGTCGACTTCGCCGCCAACGTCGAAGGCGCACAACAGGCCTACAAGTTGTTGCGGCCGGGGCTGAATGAGATCGACAGCAGCCTGGTGCAGCAGATCGATCAGCAATTCCAGGATGTCCAGGCCATGCTGGATCACTACCGTGATCCGACGAAGCTGGGTGGCTACCGGATCTACACGTCGGATGTGCGCGAGCGCGACACGCCCAAGTTGACCGCGGTCATCGCGCCGCTGCATCAGAGTCTGTCCGCCATCGCCCAGAAAGTCGTCACCGCGAACTGA
- a CDS encoding LLM class flavin-dependent oxidoreductase, translating into MFTLRFDMRAPAFGADPAALYATAPQMCAWAEDHGCLAAVMREHHGSEDGYLPSPLLLASAVAASTQRLTLSLILILPFYDPVRLAEDIAVLDILSNGRASYIMALGYRPEEYKIFGLDLGDRGRLADEKLGLLRRLLAGETVVRDGRQIFVTPRPLTAGGPAMMWGGGSLAAARRAGRYGLGMLANANVPGMQQAYEDSCRKHGYQPGPTFFPDRSTPSVCFVADDVDEAWAELGEYLLHDARTYAAWNPGNEVSAGFTHVDTVDELREAAASHVIYSVPEAISRVRAGKMLAMSPLCGGLPPEIAWPYLKRVGEVVLPEASGTSGNSESTLGELLSNKNG; encoded by the coding sequence GTGTTCACCCTGCGCTTCGACATGCGGGCCCCTGCTTTCGGGGCCGATCCGGCAGCGTTGTACGCCACCGCGCCGCAGATGTGCGCGTGGGCGGAAGACCACGGCTGCCTGGCCGCCGTCATGCGTGAGCACCACGGCTCCGAGGACGGCTACCTGCCGTCGCCCCTGCTCCTGGCGTCGGCGGTGGCCGCAAGTACGCAGCGGCTGACGTTGAGCCTCATCCTGATCCTGCCGTTCTACGACCCGGTGCGACTGGCCGAGGACATCGCGGTGCTCGACATCCTCAGCAACGGGCGGGCCTCCTACATCATGGCGCTGGGCTACCGGCCGGAGGAATACAAGATCTTCGGGCTCGATCTCGGTGACCGTGGCCGGCTGGCCGACGAGAAGCTGGGCCTGCTGCGCCGGCTGCTTGCCGGGGAGACGGTGGTCCGGGACGGCCGGCAGATCTTCGTGACGCCCCGGCCGCTGACCGCCGGAGGGCCCGCGATGATGTGGGGCGGCGGAAGTCTGGCCGCGGCCCGGCGGGCCGGTAGGTATGGGCTGGGCATGCTGGCCAATGCCAATGTGCCGGGGATGCAGCAAGCCTACGAGGATTCCTGCCGCAAGCACGGCTACCAGCCTGGGCCGACGTTCTTTCCCGACCGCAGCACGCCGTCGGTGTGCTTCGTCGCCGACGATGTGGACGAGGCCTGGGCGGAGTTGGGCGAGTATCTGTTGCACGACGCGCGCACCTATGCGGCGTGGAATCCCGGCAACGAGGTGTCGGCGGGTTTCACTCATGTCGACACCGTCGACGAGTTGCGCGAGGCCGCGGCCTCGCACGTGATCTACTCGGTGCCGGAGGCGATTTCGCGGGTGCGCGCCGGAAAGATGCTGGCGATGTCACCGCTGTGCGGCGGGCTGCCGCCGGAGATCGCGTGGCCGTATCTCAAGCGGGTAGGGGAGGTCGTGCTGCCTGAGGCTTCCGGGACATCCGGAAACAGCGAGAGCACGCTCGGCGAATTGCTGTCGAACAAGAACGGGTGA
- a CDS encoding alpha/beta fold hydrolase yields MDIFVEWNNGGTELRWRSTTEANDGQSVTVFLRRYGTPGKPALVCVHGFPTSSIDYFPLARELKDEFEIFALDFPGYGVSDKPPEPYVYSLYDDARLLVHAITEVWKLTDYQMITHDRGCSVGMIAVGLLAEKSALPSDLILTNGNIYLPLSNLTAFQTALLNDKTARATAAETTPELLAAGLGFTTFMPRRTPDNPEIAALAKCFAYNDGMRVLPDTIQYLHERAADEKSWLERLSQLPVNVTLVWGLHDTVAPLRVANHVWQTYLRGMPSRSRYWVVPGADHYMQCDAPAELAQILRLTAQGESLALQLQTLGDRPDGAVLVDQA; encoded by the coding sequence ATGGACATTTTCGTCGAATGGAACAACGGCGGAACGGAATTGCGTTGGCGCTCAACCACCGAAGCCAATGACGGGCAGTCGGTCACGGTGTTTCTGCGGCGCTACGGCACGCCGGGTAAGCCGGCACTGGTGTGCGTGCACGGGTTTCCGACGTCCAGCATCGACTACTTCCCGTTGGCGCGGGAGCTCAAAGACGAGTTCGAGATCTTCGCCCTGGACTTTCCCGGCTACGGCGTGTCCGACAAGCCGCCCGAGCCCTACGTCTATTCGCTCTACGACGATGCGCGTCTGCTCGTGCACGCCATCACCGAGGTGTGGAAGCTGACCGACTACCAGATGATCACGCACGACCGCGGCTGCAGCGTCGGCATGATCGCGGTGGGCCTGCTGGCCGAAAAGTCGGCACTGCCAAGTGATCTGATTCTCACCAACGGCAATATCTACCTGCCGTTGTCGAACCTGACGGCGTTCCAGACCGCGCTGCTCAACGACAAGACCGCCCGCGCCACCGCCGCGGAGACGACGCCGGAGTTACTGGCCGCCGGCCTCGGATTCACCACCTTCATGCCGCGCCGCACCCCGGACAATCCCGAGATCGCGGCACTGGCGAAGTGCTTTGCCTACAACGACGGGATGCGGGTGCTGCCGGACACCATCCAGTATCTGCATGAGCGTGCTGCTGATGAAAAGAGTTGGCTGGAAAGACTTTCCCAGCTTCCAGTCAACGTCACGCTGGTCTGGGGCCTGCACGACACGGTGGCCCCGCTGCGGGTCGCGAACCATGTCTGGCAGACGTATCTGCGCGGTATGCCGTCCCGTAGCCGGTACTGGGTGGTGCCGGGCGCCGATCACTACATGCAGTGTGACGCGCCCGCCGAGCTGGCCCAGATCCTGAGGCTCACCGCGCAGGGCGAAAGCCTTGCGCTGCAGCTGCAGACCCTCGGGGACCGGCCCGACGGCGCGGTCCTGGTCGATCAGGCTTAG
- a CDS encoding sulfurtransferase: MTARDHVLISAAELGRRIDAGEPVTILDVRWRLDAPDGHPAYLDGHLPGAVYVSLDDDLSDHAVAGRGRHPLPSGSQLQEALRRWGVRSEQPVVIYDDWNRAASARAWWVLTAAGLGDVRILDGGLGAWRSAGGELQTGEVHPEPGNVTVAHQDLYAGAQPTLTAEQAEGVDLFDARAPERYRGEVEPLDPVAGHIPGAKNLPFGTLLADDGTFVVDEHRLPDGGTGVYCGSGVTAAVIVAACAAAGRQVALYPGSWSEWSSDPARPVGRGTE; the protein is encoded by the coding sequence GTGACTGCGCGCGACCATGTTCTGATTTCAGCCGCCGAGTTGGGTCGCCGGATCGACGCGGGGGAACCGGTGACGATTCTCGACGTGCGTTGGCGGCTCGACGCTCCCGACGGTCACCCGGCCTACCTGGACGGCCACCTGCCCGGCGCGGTGTATGTCTCGCTGGACGACGACCTGAGCGACCACGCGGTGGCGGGCCGGGGCCGGCATCCACTGCCATCTGGTAGCCAACTGCAGGAAGCGTTGCGGCGCTGGGGAGTTCGCTCGGAGCAGCCTGTGGTGATCTACGACGATTGGAATCGGGCCGCTTCGGCGCGGGCCTGGTGGGTGCTGACCGCGGCGGGGCTCGGCGATGTCCGCATCCTGGACGGGGGGCTCGGCGCCTGGCGGTCCGCGGGCGGCGAGCTGCAGACCGGCGAGGTCCACCCGGAACCGGGCAATGTGACTGTGGCGCATCAGGATTTGTACGCCGGCGCGCAACCCACGTTGACCGCGGAACAGGCGGAGGGCGTGGACTTGTTCGATGCTCGCGCGCCGGAGCGCTACCGCGGCGAAGTCGAACCGCTCGATCCCGTCGCCGGGCACATCCCCGGCGCCAAGAACCTGCCGTTCGGGACGCTGTTGGCTGACGACGGGACGTTCGTCGTCGATGAACATCGGTTGCCCGACGGCGGCACCGGGGTCTACTGCGGGTCCGGCGTCACCGCGGCTGTGATTGTCGCCGCGTGCGCTGCCGCGGGCCGGCAGGTCGCGCTTTATCCCGGGTCCTGGTCGGAGTGGAGTTCGGATCCCGCACGCCCGGTGGGCCGCGGGACGGAGTAG
- a CDS encoding dihydrodipicolinate reductase, producing MPVRVVVWSTGGVGSHAIEAVRGRPDLELVGVWVHSPDKVGKDAGELAGGEPLGLRATHDAEALITLRPDCVVYAASGPERDAAAVPDYLRLLQAGINVVSTSSTSLVYPPSYFSPQWRDELQQAALAGGASFYASGIFPGFASDQLALMLTTQSKRIRRITVSEVSLNDHYPVADVMVNGMGFGRPLEFEPMLKTPGFIEMAWKAPLYLIADGLQVQIDEVRGTLDRQLTTRDIEVAFGTIPAGTCGAVRTRAAAVVDGREAIVIEHVIRMARDVAPDWPASDSDATYRVDIDGDPDVHCVLTLGAPEGHGAGRAAMAATAMRVVNAIPYVVAAQPGLLSSLDLPTTLPRHVFGG from the coding sequence ATGCCCGTGCGTGTCGTCGTATGGTCCACCGGGGGAGTCGGGTCCCACGCGATCGAGGCCGTCCGGGGCCGACCTGACCTTGAACTCGTTGGCGTGTGGGTGCATTCGCCCGACAAGGTGGGCAAGGACGCCGGTGAACTCGCCGGCGGCGAGCCACTGGGCCTCCGAGCGACTCATGACGCCGAGGCGCTGATCACCCTGCGGCCGGACTGTGTGGTGTACGCGGCCAGCGGTCCGGAACGCGACGCCGCCGCGGTGCCCGACTACCTGCGACTCCTGCAGGCGGGCATCAATGTCGTGTCGACGTCATCGACGAGTCTGGTGTATCCGCCGTCGTACTTCTCTCCGCAGTGGCGCGACGAGCTGCAGCAGGCGGCGCTCGCCGGAGGGGCATCCTTCTACGCCTCGGGGATCTTCCCCGGCTTCGCCTCGGATCAGCTCGCGTTGATGCTCACCACCCAGTCGAAAAGAATCCGCCGCATTACCGTGAGCGAGGTGTCGCTCAACGACCACTACCCGGTGGCCGACGTGATGGTGAACGGCATGGGCTTCGGCCGCCCACTGGAATTCGAACCGATGCTCAAGACGCCCGGCTTCATCGAAATGGCTTGGAAAGCACCGCTATACCTGATTGCCGACGGACTGCAAGTCCAGATCGACGAGGTGCGCGGCACCCTGGACCGCCAGCTGACCACACGCGATATCGAGGTCGCGTTCGGCACCATCCCCGCCGGCACCTGTGGTGCCGTGCGGACCAGGGCCGCCGCGGTGGTCGACGGCCGGGAAGCCATCGTGATCGAGCACGTGATCCGGATGGCACGCGACGTCGCACCCGACTGGCCGGCCTCGGACAGCGACGCCACCTACCGCGTCGACATCGACGGCGATCCCGACGTGCACTGCGTGCTGACGCTCGGCGCGCCCGAAGGTCATGGCGCCGGCAGAGCGGCGATGGCGGCCACCGCCATGCGCGTGGTCAATGCCATCCCGTATGTCGTCGCGGCGCAACCCGGTCTGCTCAGTTCGCTGGATCTGCCGACGACGTTGCCGCGCCATGTGTTTGGCGGCTAG
- a CDS encoding M23 family metallopeptidase, translating into MAKRRSLAVLGFVLILAACTTSPKQPAATSTPAPPDPLNGVTVPNAFTPLTVAPISRPTFPFPGTDDKYHLAFDMQVTNSSSEPATLNGVDVVDGKEPGKVLASFSGNQLVDPACNYGNCNRLRVLPAAPAPDFTIPPGTSRSLLIDFRQDNLSDFPKAVMLRFHGNGVANPASKEPGPFDTLGAPFNISAGMPRVIAAPLKGNNWVAFNGCCDPGWAHRDAILPLNMKLNNSQRFAIDWMRMNDQGNFYAGDQTRNESFIDYGSAIYAVADGTVVSTLDNVEANVPGILPASDPVLAAKLTVDNVDGNHIILDIGDGLYAMYAHLIQGSLLVKPGDKVKKGQQIAKLGNTGNSNAPHLHFQLMNGPSLFEADGQPYVIEGFSYQGQVNPAQVWSADNYLSGSFFGPDMLATPQLKGNQSPLLLSVVTFPLA; encoded by the coding sequence ATGGCGAAACGGCGCAGTTTGGCGGTCCTGGGGTTCGTGCTCATCCTTGCCGCGTGTACCACCTCGCCAAAGCAACCCGCCGCCACGAGTACCCCCGCACCGCCAGACCCTCTGAACGGCGTCACCGTCCCCAATGCCTTCACGCCGTTGACGGTCGCCCCGATCAGCCGGCCGACGTTCCCCTTCCCCGGCACCGACGACAAATATCATCTGGCGTTCGACATGCAGGTCACCAACTCCAGTTCGGAGCCTGCCACGCTGAACGGCGTCGACGTGGTCGACGGGAAGGAGCCCGGCAAGGTCCTCGCGTCGTTCTCCGGCAACCAATTGGTCGATCCCGCATGCAACTACGGCAACTGCAACCGGCTGCGCGTGCTGCCCGCTGCCCCGGCGCCAGACTTCACCATCCCACCGGGCACTTCGCGGTCGCTGCTCATCGATTTCCGCCAGGACAACCTGTCCGACTTCCCGAAGGCGGTGATGCTCCGGTTCCACGGCAACGGTGTGGCCAACCCGGCGTCGAAAGAGCCGGGTCCCTTCGACACCCTGGGCGCGCCGTTCAACATCTCCGCCGGGATGCCGCGCGTCATCGCCGCACCGCTGAAAGGCAACAACTGGGTGGCGTTCAACGGGTGCTGCGACCCGGGCTGGGCGCACCGCGACGCCATCCTGCCGCTGAACATGAAGCTCAACAACAGTCAGCGCTTCGCGATCGACTGGATGCGGATGAACGATCAGGGCAACTTCTACGCCGGCGATCAGACCAGGAACGAGAGCTTCATCGACTACGGGTCGGCGATCTACGCGGTGGCCGACGGCACGGTCGTGTCCACGCTCGACAATGTCGAAGCCAACGTGCCCGGCATCCTGCCCGCCTCCGACCCGGTCCTGGCCGCCAAGCTGACCGTCGACAACGTCGACGGCAACCACATCATCCTGGACATCGGCGACGGCCTCTACGCCATGTACGCCCACCTCATCCAGGGCTCACTGCTGGTCAAGCCCGGCGACAAGGTCAAGAAGGGTCAGCAGATCGCCAAGCTGGGCAACACCGGCAACTCCAACGCACCGCACCTGCACTTCCAGCTGATGAACGGACCGTCGCTGTTCGAGGCCGACGGCCAGCCCTACGTCATCGAGGGTTTCAGCTACCAGGGCCAGGTCAATCCAGCCCAGGTGTGGAGTGCCGACAATTACCTCAGCGGCTCGTTCTTCGGCCCGGACATGCTGGCGACCCCTCAACTCAAGGGCAACCAGTCACCGCTCCTCCTGTCCGTCGTGACGTTCCCTCTAGCCTAG
- a CDS encoding MBL fold metallo-hydrolase has product MEITITFVGNATTLIRSGDITVLTDPNFLHKGQRAYLGHGLVSKRRREPALSADQLPPIDAVVLSHMHGDHWDRVTEKHLDRRLPILTTPKAAGRLRQKGFEQSCAMSTWQTHTIVKGDRQLTVTSLPGRHAPMWARALVPPVMGSMLEFGPVDGPQRRRLYISGDTLLVDELGEIPVRFDAIDAGILHLGGTRLPAGSRLPFGLTVTMDGQQGAGLVELLDLPKTIPIHFDDYTVFASPLAEFTQEMTRRGIGDRVVEIERGGSVSI; this is encoded by the coding sequence ATGGAGATCACGATCACCTTCGTCGGCAACGCCACCACGTTGATTCGCAGCGGGGATATCACCGTGCTGACGGATCCGAACTTCCTGCACAAGGGCCAACGCGCGTATCTCGGCCATGGCCTGGTGTCCAAGCGCCGCCGAGAACCCGCACTGTCCGCCGACCAGCTGCCCCCGATCGATGCGGTCGTGCTGTCGCACATGCACGGTGACCATTGGGACCGCGTCACCGAAAAGCACCTGGACCGCCGGCTGCCGATCCTGACCACCCCGAAGGCGGCCGGCAGGCTGCGGCAGAAGGGGTTCGAGCAATCCTGCGCAATGTCGACCTGGCAGACGCACACCATCGTCAAGGGCGACCGGCAGCTGACCGTGACATCACTGCCCGGCCGTCACGCCCCGATGTGGGCCAGGGCGCTGGTCCCGCCGGTGATGGGCAGCATGCTGGAGTTCGGCCCGGTCGACGGCCCGCAGCGCCGCCGGCTCTACATCTCCGGCGATACCCTCCTGGTCGACGAACTCGGCGAGATACCTGTTCGGTTCGACGCCATCGACGCAGGCATCCTGCACCTCGGCGGGACCCGGCTACCCGCCGGATCCAGGCTGCCATTCGGACTCACCGTGACGATGGACGGCCAACAGGGAGCCGGGTTGGTCGAACTGCTCGACCTGCCGAAGACGATCCCGATCCACTTCGACGACTACACCGTTTTCGCATCGCCCCTGGCCGAGTTCACACAGGAGATGACGCGCCGCGGAATTGGCGATCGCGTCGTCGAGATCGAGCGGGGTGGTTCCGTCTCGATCTGA
- a CDS encoding cytochrome P450, with protein sequence MTGASTTEIYYDPFDFEIDDNPYPIWKRMRDEVPLYYNEKYNFYALSRYEDVAPELTNWETYRSGRGTTMDIIMSGIQVPPGVILFEDPPLHDLHRRLLSRVFTPRRMEAIEPLTRDFCVRALDPLVGSGRFDFIENLGSMIPMRTIGYLLGIPEEGQAHIRDRGGRAINLTEGTFRAVDHDLFEKSYEVFSDYIDWRTQHPSDDLMTQLLNAEVEDNGVTRRLDRTEVLMYTSMIAGAGNETTTRLIGFIGQLLAEHPDQRAEIVANPSLIPMAIEEVLRYEAPSPVQARHVAHDVECHGTVVPEGSIMLLLNGSANRDERRYVDGERFDIHRGGAHLSFGHGLHFCLGSALARMQARVALEEVIKRWPEWDVDYDNAVKAHTSSVRGWAKLPVITG encoded by the coding sequence ATGACTGGGGCCAGCACCACCGAAATCTATTACGACCCTTTTGACTTCGAGATCGACGACAATCCGTACCCGATCTGGAAGCGGATGCGGGACGAAGTCCCGTTGTACTACAACGAGAAATACAATTTCTACGCGCTGAGCCGCTACGAGGACGTCGCCCCCGAACTGACGAACTGGGAGACCTACCGCTCGGGCCGCGGCACCACCATGGACATCATCATGAGCGGAATCCAGGTGCCGCCCGGGGTGATCCTGTTCGAAGACCCGCCTCTGCACGACCTGCATCGCCGTTTGTTGTCAAGGGTTTTCACGCCGCGGCGGATGGAGGCGATCGAGCCGCTGACCCGGGACTTCTGCGTGCGCGCGCTCGACCCGCTGGTCGGCTCCGGCCGGTTCGACTTCATCGAGAATCTCGGCTCGATGATCCCGATGCGCACCATCGGCTACCTGCTGGGCATCCCGGAAGAGGGCCAGGCGCACATCCGGGACCGCGGTGGGCGCGCCATCAACCTCACCGAGGGCACCTTCCGGGCCGTCGACCACGACCTGTTCGAGAAGAGCTACGAGGTGTTCTCCGACTACATCGACTGGCGGACCCAACATCCCTCCGACGACCTGATGACGCAGCTACTCAACGCCGAGGTCGAAGACAACGGGGTGACCCGGCGCCTGGATCGCACCGAGGTGCTGATGTACACCAGCATGATCGCCGGTGCCGGCAACGAGACGACCACCCGGCTGATCGGGTTCATCGGCCAGCTGCTGGCCGAGCATCCCGATCAGCGCGCCGAGATCGTGGCCAATCCGTCCTTGATCCCGATGGCCATCGAGGAGGTGTTGCGCTACGAGGCGCCGTCGCCGGTGCAGGCGCGCCACGTCGCCCACGATGTCGAGTGTCACGGCACGGTGGTACCCGAAGGCTCAATCATGTTGCTGCTCAACGGGTCGGCCAACCGCGACGAGCGCCGGTACGTGGATGGAGAGCGGTTCGACATCCACCGCGGCGGCGCGCACCTGAGCTTCGGGCACGGTCTGCACTTCTGTCTGGGCTCGGCACTGGCCCGCATGCAGGCGCGGGTGGCCCTCGAAGAAGTGATCAAACGCTGGCCGGAATGGGACGTCGACTACGACAACGCCGTCAAAGCGCACACCAGCAGTGTGCGGGGCTGGGCGAAACTGCCTGTCATCACGGGGTAA